The following proteins are encoded in a genomic region of Thermococcus sp.:
- a CDS encoding OsmC family protein, with protein sequence MERLEYKAELEWDGNVGSLARVREFRLRTDTNTDGGNEGPLPAEYLLTAIGGCLTINWGRLIKKMHLNVEEMSITVKGWRNLKEPQLQEITYRVRIVTDAPEKKILRIKELAEKYGTVFNTVGKEKIKGKVEIVRPK encoded by the coding sequence ATGGAGAGGCTTGAGTACAAAGCGGAACTCGAGTGGGACGGCAACGTCGGGAGCCTCGCGAGGGTCAGAGAGTTTCGTCTGAGGACCGATACCAACACCGACGGAGGCAACGAGGGGCCTCTACCTGCAGAATACCTGCTAACAGCAATAGGCGGCTGCCTGACGATAAACTGGGGAAGGCTCATAAAGAAGATGCACCTCAACGTCGAGGAGATGAGTATAACAGTTAAAGGCTGGAGAAACCTTAAGGAACCGCAGCTCCAGGAGATAACCTACCGCGTTAGGATTGTGACGGATGCACCGGAGAAGAAGATACTCCGCATCAAAGAGCTGGCCGAGAAGTACGGAACCGTTTTCAACACCGTTGGAAAAGAGAAAATAAAAGGCAAGGTAGAGATAGTCAGGCCTAAGTGA
- a CDS encoding cation diffusion facilitator family transporter translates to MGHYNHHHGGLKGRMAFSIVLNLVITIAEVIGGILSGSLALLSDSLHNFSDSMSLLASYFAIKIGERKANEKYTFGYKRAEILVAFINSAVLVGVSLFLLVEAYRRFKNPEPIDGPLMLGVALIGLAANLVSVLLLHSHAHESMNVRSAYLHLMSDTLSSVAVVIGGILIIRWDVTWVDPLVTVLISLYILREGYEILKESVEVLMEASPELDLEAIKEEIESIPGVKNAHHFHAWRIGEDEIHFECHVEVDDMPISEAQEVIDEVEKRLKKFGITHVTVQLEVNRCASKNVICE, encoded by the coding sequence ATGGGACATTATAACCATCACCACGGCGGGCTTAAGGGGAGGATGGCCTTCTCGATAGTTCTCAACCTGGTCATCACGATCGCCGAGGTAATCGGTGGAATCCTCTCTGGGAGTTTAGCTTTGCTAAGCGACTCCCTCCACAACTTCAGCGATAGCATGAGCTTACTCGCGAGCTACTTCGCGATAAAAATCGGTGAGCGGAAGGCCAACGAGAAGTACACCTTTGGCTACAAAAGGGCTGAAATTCTCGTGGCTTTCATAAACTCCGCGGTTCTAGTTGGAGTTTCTCTCTTCCTCTTGGTCGAGGCATACAGGCGCTTCAAAAACCCTGAACCCATAGACGGCCCGCTGATGCTCGGGGTCGCGTTGATAGGCCTCGCCGCCAACCTCGTTTCCGTTCTCCTCCTCCACAGCCATGCACACGAGAGTATGAACGTCCGCTCCGCTTATCTGCACCTCATGAGCGACACCCTCTCCTCGGTAGCTGTAGTTATTGGTGGAATCCTGATAATCAGGTGGGACGTCACCTGGGTTGACCCACTCGTGACGGTTCTGATTTCTCTCTACATCCTCAGGGAGGGCTACGAGATACTGAAGGAGAGCGTTGAGGTCCTCATGGAAGCTTCTCCAGAGCTTGACCTCGAGGCGATAAAGGAGGAGATAGAGTCCATCCCTGGCGTTAAGAACGCCCACCACTTTCATGCGTGGCGCATAGGGGAGGATGAAATCCACTTCGAGTGCCATGTGGAAGTTGACGACATGCCTATAAGCGAGGCACAGGAAGTAATAGATGAGGTTGAAAAAAGACTCAAAAAGTTTGGGATAACCCACGTAACGGTTCAGCTTGAAGTGAACAGGTGCGCCAGCAAGAACGTGATATGTGAGTAG
- a CDS encoding MFS transporter, with product MKDKELLKFEFLSQGSIGAAEGLAEAFFGVILTRMGASPFMLGLLDSSAYVSNLFSPLWAKGSRKVGAKRLVILSLSLASLFLLVSAFTESAVPFLISVFLYYIAYGVKEVLYPLIVERVYTDIRMLGHAEVAYTIAYTVAAGIAGYVMDSWSYRIAFFAASLLLLLAALFRLPFPDVKGDAKEKVEPPYKDKLILRMVAMFMIAGTGMLMMLPAIPILEVRALGLSNGVIGIAIALNSISYVLFSELWSGLIKKPSHVVRVFQAGFTALFLMALTYYLSSSALYIYLAGVLCGLGGSAVSIGWQAFSMGVPDYRTEDLSALHLTTCGIRGLYAPILGAVVIRWLGLRETFLFAGLLLIGGILLAESVIRPLMEKFEL from the coding sequence ATGAAGGATAAGGAACTTTTGAAGTTCGAGTTCCTGAGCCAGGGTAGCATAGGGGCAGCCGAGGGACTTGCCGAGGCCTTCTTTGGGGTAATCCTGACGAGGATGGGAGCTTCACCCTTCATGCTGGGCCTCCTTGATAGTTCAGCCTACGTCTCGAACCTCTTCTCTCCCCTCTGGGCGAAAGGCTCACGAAAGGTTGGGGCAAAGAGGCTCGTAATCCTCTCATTAAGCCTCGCCTCGCTCTTTCTTCTCGTGAGCGCCTTCACCGAAAGCGCGGTTCCCTTCCTTATCTCCGTCTTTCTCTACTACATCGCCTACGGCGTAAAGGAGGTGCTCTACCCTTTGATAGTCGAGAGAGTCTACACGGATATCAGAATGCTCGGACATGCAGAGGTGGCCTACACGATAGCCTACACCGTTGCAGCCGGAATAGCAGGCTATGTAATGGATTCCTGGAGCTACAGAATAGCTTTCTTCGCCGCTTCACTCCTTCTCCTCCTCGCGGCGCTCTTTCGGCTTCCCTTCCCGGACGTTAAAGGTGACGCCAAGGAAAAGGTCGAGCCGCCTTACAAGGACAAGCTAATCCTCAGGATGGTCGCGATGTTCATGATAGCCGGAACCGGCATGCTGATGATGCTCCCAGCAATTCCAATCCTTGAAGTTAGGGCCTTGGGCCTGTCCAACGGGGTCATAGGCATCGCGATAGCCCTCAACAGCATCTCCTACGTGCTCTTCTCCGAGCTGTGGAGCGGGCTTATAAAGAAACCATCGCACGTGGTCAGGGTCTTTCAGGCGGGCTTTACGGCGCTCTTCCTCATGGCACTCACCTACTATCTCAGCAGTTCAGCGCTCTATATCTACCTCGCAGGGGTTCTCTGCGGTCTCGGAGGCTCTGCCGTTTCAATAGGCTGGCAGGCCTTCTCGATGGGCGTTCCTGATTACAGGACTGAGGACTTATCGGCCCTCCACCTGACGACCTGTGGGATAAGGGGCCTCTACGCGCCCATCTTAGGTGCGGTCGTTATAAGGTGGCTCGGCCTGAGGGAGACCTTTCTTTTTGCAGGTTTGCTTCTAATTGGGGGCATACTCTTAGCGGAGAGCGTCATTCGACCCCTCATGGAGAAGTTTGAGCTTTAA
- a CDS encoding ABC transporter permease, producing the protein MIDQIKRSFAVAKKDMLIFYLKGPVVIMGLIFPFFLFLAFLIGRNLTGEQLFVGLTAMTAFFTATAVGPTIIPWECRGRTFERLITAPVSLTTVLLGDFQASLYFGLTITFAIAIPTIFYLSLGLEWAIFITATLLAVGTFSTMTVLFSSYPPTDVPADVMMLTSLVKFSLLFISGIFVPLEKLPSYGRLVSYVSPLTYYVDALRHSLGKGYLPLWIDLGMLVLFGMAFFFAGVTVHKRVLEKRFT; encoded by the coding sequence ATGATTGATCAGATAAAGCGCTCCTTCGCAGTAGCAAAGAAAGACATGCTCATCTTCTACCTCAAGGGGCCTGTCGTTATAATGGGTCTCATATTCCCCTTCTTCCTTTTCTTAGCTTTCCTAATTGGCAGGAACCTTACCGGGGAACAGCTCTTCGTTGGCTTAACTGCCATGACCGCTTTCTTCACGGCAACGGCCGTCGGCCCGACGATAATCCCCTGGGAGTGCCGCGGAAGAACCTTTGAGAGGCTCATAACCGCTCCAGTGTCGCTTACCACTGTCCTCCTTGGGGACTTCCAGGCATCGCTCTACTTTGGACTGACGATAACCTTCGCGATAGCGATTCCCACAATCTTTTACCTCTCGCTCGGCTTGGAGTGGGCAATCTTCATTACGGCAACGCTCCTCGCGGTCGGAACCTTCTCAACTATGACGGTGCTTTTCTCATCATATCCGCCAACCGACGTTCCGGCGGATGTGATGATGCTTACATCACTTGTCAAGTTCTCGCTCCTCTTCATAAGCGGAATCTTCGTGCCCCTTGAAAAACTGCCGTCCTATGGGAGGCTCGTCTCCTACGTCTCGCCTTTAACATATTACGTCGATGCCTTACGGCACTCGCTCGGAAAGGGCTACCTTCCACTGTGGATTGACCTCGGGATGCTGGTTCTCTTTGGGATGGCTTTCTTCTTTGCCGGTGTGACCGTCCACAAAAGAGTGCTGGAAAAGAGGTTCACTTAG
- a CDS encoding NifB/NifX family molybdenum-iron cluster-binding protein: MVKTLVAIPTSKGGLDDEVHESLVRAETFTLVEFEEGEVKGVKVIENPYKREPYGAGSKVALFLVNLGVNAIISRTDCPKGKMILDSAGVKMVIVDDAIKVEDALRGLR; the protein is encoded by the coding sequence GTGGTGAAAACGCTGGTCGCGATTCCTACTTCAAAGGGCGGTCTCGATGACGAGGTTCACGAGAGCTTGGTGAGGGCTGAGACATTTACGCTGGTCGAGTTTGAGGAGGGAGAGGTTAAAGGGGTTAAAGTTATCGAGAACCCTTACAAACGGGAGCCTTACGGCGCGGGTTCGAAAGTTGCCCTCTTCCTGGTCAACCTCGGCGTTAACGCCATAATCTCAAGGACTGACTGCCCCAAGGGCAAGATGATTTTAGATTCTGCTGGAGTTAAGATGGTCATCGTTGATGATGCCATTAAGGTTGAGGATGCATTGAGGGGACTCCGTTGA
- a CDS encoding 4Fe-4S dicluster domain-containing protein: protein MPYLIVHEEGCIGCHTCEIVCSLSHEGVINPDLSRIHVLGYKGEKFPVMCLQCEDAPCELVCPMGAIHLQNGVRTVDDEKCIRCKMCTLVCPVGGVLYDYINNKMIRCDLCGGDPQCAKYCPMNVIEVVPDDAIPEVRKKGVRVLYGEAD, encoded by the coding sequence ATGCCCTACCTAATAGTCCACGAGGAGGGGTGTATAGGCTGTCACACCTGCGAAATAGTCTGCTCCCTGAGCCATGAGGGGGTAATAAACCCAGACCTCTCAAGAATCCACGTTTTGGGCTACAAAGGCGAGAAGTTCCCTGTGATGTGCCTCCAGTGTGAGGATGCTCCCTGTGAACTCGTCTGTCCAATGGGTGCGATTCATCTGCAGAACGGCGTAAGGACGGTAGACGACGAGAAGTGCATAAGGTGCAAGATGTGCACGCTCGTCTGCCCAGTTGGAGGCGTTCTCTACGACTATATTAACAACAAGATGATAAGGTGCGACCTCTGCGGTGGCGACCCACAGTGCGCTAAGTACTGTCCGATGAACGTTATAGAGGTAGTACCGGACGATGCCATTCCTGAGGTTAGGAAGAAGGGAGTTAGGGTTCTCTACGGGGAGGCGGACTGA
- a CDS encoding iron ABC transporter substrate-binding protein yields MKKGLALLVILLVVSVAGCIGTSTQGSTSASSSSTTMTSSSASSGYTTVTDALGRTVNVPRNVTRVVAVGPGALRIIVYLNATSDVVGIEEFEKKYPFGRPYILAHPELLKLPVIGPGGPGKLPDMEAIVKVHPQVIFMSFVSKSEADEVQKKTGIPVVVLSYGTLKNFTDPVFFKSLLLAGKILGKEKRAEDVIKFIEEQQSYLENLTKGLKSPSVYVGGIGFKGAHGITSTFTDYAPFTVLNLDNVASNLTSTNYGWVQVDKEWLLKVNPDYIFIDEGGLKIILDDYKSNPDFYNSLKAVKEGHVYGVLPYNFYNTNIGIAMADAYYIGKVIYPERFKNIDPVEKANEIFTFLVGKPVYNELAKEFGGFGKINLASGNVTYGLPTNP; encoded by the coding sequence ATGAAGAAGGGCCTTGCACTCCTTGTGATTCTCCTCGTGGTTTCGGTTGCGGGTTGTATAGGGACATCAACTCAGGGCTCAACGAGTGCATCCAGTTCATCTACGACCATGACGAGTTCAAGTGCAAGCTCAGGATATACCACGGTCACAGATGCCCTCGGAAGAACTGTAAATGTTCCAAGAAACGTTACCCGTGTCGTTGCGGTCGGCCCCGGGGCGCTAAGGATTATCGTTTACCTCAACGCGACCAGTGATGTCGTCGGAATTGAGGAGTTTGAAAAGAAGTATCCCTTCGGCAGACCCTACATTCTTGCCCATCCCGAGCTTCTCAAACTGCCCGTTATTGGGCCTGGTGGTCCAGGAAAGCTCCCCGACATGGAGGCCATTGTCAAGGTTCACCCGCAGGTTATATTCATGTCATTCGTGAGCAAAAGCGAGGCCGATGAAGTCCAGAAAAAGACGGGAATTCCGGTCGTTGTTCTCAGCTACGGGACGTTGAAGAACTTCACCGATCCCGTTTTCTTCAAGTCCCTCCTTCTAGCCGGAAAAATCCTTGGGAAGGAAAAGCGCGCTGAGGATGTTATTAAGTTTATAGAAGAACAGCAGAGCTACCTTGAGAACCTCACGAAGGGTTTGAAGAGCCCAAGCGTTTACGTTGGAGGAATAGGTTTCAAGGGTGCCCACGGGATAACGAGCACCTTCACCGACTACGCTCCCTTCACGGTTCTGAATCTTGACAACGTCGCTTCAAACCTCACGAGCACCAATTATGGTTGGGTGCAGGTTGATAAGGAGTGGCTCCTTAAGGTGAACCCTGACTACATCTTCATAGATGAGGGTGGCCTCAAGATAATCCTCGATGACTACAAGAGCAATCCGGATTTCTACAACTCACTGAAGGCCGTTAAAGAGGGTCACGTTTACGGGGTTTTACCCTATAACTTCTACAACACCAACATTGGGATAGCGATGGCCGACGCCTATTACATTGGAAAGGTTATCTACCCAGAGCGTTTCAAGAACATAGACCCCGTTGAGAAGGCCAACGAGATATTCACCTTCCTCGTCGGAAAGCCGGTCTACAACGAGCTCGCCAAGGAGTTCGGGGGGTTCGGTAAGATAAACCTTGCCAGTGGAAACGTTACCTACGGACTACCGACGAACCCGTGA
- a CDS encoding ATP-binding cassette domain-containing protein, translating into MNAIEAVNLVKHYGSFEAVRGVSFSVKSGEVFGFLGPNGAGKTTTIRMLTGVLKPDSGEVMVLGYDMLNEREKIKARERTGIVPEMANPYVDLTAMQNLRLMGELYGMSKAEIEKRSLELLREFDLYEKRNVKVRGFSKGMRQRLIIAMAMIADPELYFLDEPTSGLDVISARLIKEVIWEEKKAGKTIFLTTHNMDDANELCERIGIIRKGKLIAIDTPEKLKGLVKGRVSVEVSFEPMKFDPSVLSSALKVETMGDKVKIYTTDPDRTVKELVRYAERENLRIVSLRTLSPSLEDVFMELVGGRND; encoded by the coding sequence ATGAACGCGATTGAAGCGGTTAACCTTGTGAAGCACTATGGCTCGTTCGAGGCCGTTAGAGGCGTGAGTTTTTCAGTCAAGTCCGGTGAGGTCTTCGGTTTCCTCGGACCGAACGGAGCAGGAAAAACAACCACAATACGGATGCTCACCGGCGTTCTAAAGCCCGATTCCGGCGAGGTAATGGTTCTCGGCTACGACATGCTCAACGAGCGCGAGAAGATAAAGGCGAGGGAGAGAACCGGCATAGTCCCCGAGATGGCCAACCCCTATGTTGACTTAACGGCCATGCAGAACCTCAGGCTTATGGGCGAGCTTTACGGGATGTCGAAGGCCGAGATAGAAAAGCGCTCGCTTGAACTCCTCAGGGAGTTTGACCTCTACGAAAAGAGGAACGTTAAAGTTAGGGGCTTCTCGAAGGGTATGAGGCAACGCTTGATAATCGCGATGGCGATGATAGCGGATCCAGAGCTCTACTTTCTCGACGAGCCGACGAGCGGTTTAGATGTGATAAGCGCGCGTCTCATAAAGGAGGTAATCTGGGAGGAGAAGAAGGCCGGAAAGACGATATTCCTCACAACACACAACATGGACGACGCGAACGAGCTTTGCGAGAGGATTGGAATAATCAGGAAGGGTAAACTGATAGCGATAGACACGCCCGAGAAGCTCAAGGGGCTCGTTAAGGGACGTGTCTCAGTCGAGGTGAGCTTTGAGCCTATGAAGTTTGACCCGTCGGTTCTCTCCTCCGCTTTAAAGGTTGAGACCATGGGGGATAAGGTGAAAATCTACACTACAGACCCTGATAGGACCGTTAAGGAACTCGTTCGCTACGCCGAGCGGGAGAATCTGAGAATAGTCAGCTTAAGGACGCTCTCGCCCTCCTTAGAGGACGTTTTCATGGAGCTGGTGGGTGGTAGAAATGATTGA